In a genomic window of Canis lupus familiaris isolate Mischka breed German Shepherd chromosome 28, alternate assembly UU_Cfam_GSD_1.0, whole genome shotgun sequence:
- the C28H10orf62 gene encoding uncharacterized protein C10orf62 homolog isoform X1, with protein MLWIQRKKRRKASLESVRDEQEPPECHKAKNENWIKSHFSRLSEEKLAACSSSTASSPESGSGEASTTIRMETVTTRQGQVGTAVRRESFTSKQRMSGSSVTKETHRESGKSPSTDTATWAAVATCTKEINTLGQQLANSMLQRATTYQNSGHLESKDINQEELKALEEVELKLKGNFLTQRGTTVAGMNQTHAFHGHGHPGYQGYPSHPSHPSHPSHQSHLSHSLPNRSHQICQPFEAT; from the coding sequence ATGCTGTGGattcagaggaagaagagaaggaaggcatCCCTTGAGTCTGTACGAGATGAGCAGGAGCCACCAGAATGTCACAAAGCAAAGAATGAGAACTGGATTAAATCTCACTTTAGCCGCCTTTCCGAAGAGAAGCTGGCCGCCTGCAGCAGCAGCACCGCCTCTTCCCCCGAGAGTGGCAGCGGGGAAGCCAGCACAACCATTCGCATGGAGACTGTCACCACAAGGCAAGGCCAAGTGGGCACGGCTGTGCGCCGGGAGTCCTTCACCAGTAAGCAGAGGATGTCCGGGTCTTCGGTGACCAAAGAGACCCACAGGGAGTCTGGAAAATCCCCATCCACGGATACGGCCACATGGGCCGCTGTGGCTACCTGTACCAAGGAGATCAACACCCTGGGACAGCAACTGGCTAATTCCATGTTGCAGCGAGCCACGACTTACCAGAACTCAGGCCACCTGGAGTCCAAAGACATCAACCAGGAGGAGCTGAAGGCCCTGGAGGAGGTGGAGTTGAAGCTGAAAGGGAATTTTCTCACTCAGCGGGGTACCACTGTAGCCGGCATGAACCAAACACATGCCTTCCATGGCCATGGTCACCCTGGCTACCAGGGTTACCCAAGCCACCCGAGCCATCCAAGCCATCCGAGCCACCAGAGCCACCTGAGCCACAGTCTGCCCAACCGCAGCCACCAGATCTGTCAACCCTTTGAAGCCACCTAA